The genomic interval GACCAGCTTCAGGTCCGTCCCCAGCTCGCCAGCTCTTGGAGCGTCTCTAGCGATGGCCTGAGCTGGACCTTCCACCTGAAGCCGAACTTGAAGTTTAGCGACGGGACACCACTGACTGCTCAAGATGTGGCTTACAGCCTTGATCGCGCGCTGCAACCGTCAACGCGCTCGACAACTGCTCCCCTTTACCTGGCGCTCTTGCGCGATGCTGATAAGCTCTTAGCCGGCACCATCTCAACATTGCTTAACGATAGTATCCTGGTACGAGATAAGCAAACGGTCGTCCTGATCACGCGCCAAAAAGCCCCCTATTTTCTGGCCATGCTCACGAACCCCTGCGCTTTCGTGGTTGAGCGGAGCCTGGTCGAAAAATATCATGGGAGCTTCAGCGACCATCTGACGGAAGGTGGGGGGGCCGGCCCTTTCAAAGTGGCTCGTTATGCCCACGGCCAGGAAATCGATTTTGTTCCTAATGCACACTACTACGGCGCTAAGCCCCAGCTGGGCCGCATCGTCTTTTCCTTCTATCGCCAGGCTAGCGACGCTTATCGTGCCTACCAGGGCGGCCAGGTAGACCTGACCAGCGTTCCTCTGGCCAGCTATGCCAGCGACAAGAAGCGCGCGGACTTCCACCAGGTCCCTCAGCTATGGATTAACTACTATACAATGAACTATCTTGTGAAGCCTTTCGATAACATCCATATCCGTCAGGCTTTCGCCCTGGCGATTAATAAGGTGACTATTGCCGAGCAGGTTTGGAAAGGTACGGTGCTGCCCACAAACCATATTGTGCCCCAGGGTATGCCTGGCTATAACGCCAGGTTGACCGGCCCCGACGGCACTCAAAATCTGACTGGCAATGCAGCGAAGGCTCGCCAGCTGCTGGCTCAGGGCTTGCAGGAAGAGCATCTGTCAAGTTTGCCGCCTATCAAGCTCACCTATGCGACAGGGCTGAACAGCCTGGATCAAGAGGCCAAGGCGCTGATCGAGATGTGGCGCCAGAATCTGGGTGCAACCGTTACAGCTGATCCCGTCGACTATAATACGCTGCTAAGCCGCGTGACGGCAGCCACGAACAACTCCAGTGGCCTCCAGATGTGGGGCCTGGCCTGGGTCGCCGAGTACCCCGATCCGCAGGACTGGCTCTCGGCTCAGTTCGGTCAGGGGGTTCCCAACAATAATATGAACTATGGCCAGAACGTCAGCAACGACGCAGCAACGCAGCAGCTGGTCCAAAAGAAGCTACAGGAGGCCGATAACACGCTGGATACGGCAACCCGCCTGCGTCTTTACCAGGAGGCGGAACAGCAGCTTGTCAACGATGTTGCCTGGCTGCCATTGGAACAGGTGAATGCGGTTTTTCTGCGCAATCCGCTGATCGTTGGCTTCAAGGATAACGGCATGAATGTAGTGCCGCCCGATGACTGGGCAAATATCTACGTTGTCGAAAGCCAGTCCTGATAGCTAACAGGGCTGGGTCCTCCTCCCGCTAGCGAGAGGAGCGCAGAACAACGCGACAAGAGATCAGGGGCAAAGCAGGCTTTCGGAGAGGCTCCTCTCTGAAGGGGGCAGGCATACATAGACCTGCCCCGCCAGCGTTGCCCCTTTCCTTATTCCTTCTGAGGTGGTCCTCCTTTCCTACTCACTGCTTCTTTGCTTGCTCCCGGCAAAGGGGTTCCGTATGATAACAGCGACGGTGGTGCCAGACTTCGGACGCCGCTTGCCATCCCAACGATCCGCCAGCCCAGAGCAAGCTCTACGCCAGCAGCGCGGTGCTTTCGTTGGGTCCTGACGCCGTCACCGCCCAAAGCTACAGCGAGCGAGTCAGCCAGCCAGCTAGCCAGCTAGGCGCCCACACAGAGAGCATCGCGGGGTCGGGCGACGTCAGGGGACTATCTACGGTCCGGCTGGTGGTAGAACTATCCACATCAACAAGCAGTGATCTCTAGCCAAGCCAACAACATGGCAGCTTGCTTTCAGCAGCGATGGAGAAGCTCCTTATGTCTACCCAGCAACGTGTGAGCACAGCAGGCCTCGTAGCGCTGCTTTCTCTTCTGGTCATCCTGCTGGGCGCCTGCGGAGGAGGGAACTCCGGCAATACAACCTCCACTCGCAAAGCCCCTCTTAGGCAGCAGGTCTTCGTTGAGCCGGAGCGTGGGATTCAAGATCTGTCAACCTTTGATCCCGCGTTGACCTTCGATGTACCATCGACGACGGCGATCCAGATGGTCTTCACGGGCCTGGTGTCACTAGACAAGGACCTGGTCGTTCGTCCTCAGCTGGCCAGCTCATGGACGGTCTCGCCCAATGGCCTGACCTGGACCTTCCATCTGAAACCCAACCTGAAGTTCAGCGACGGTACGCCACTGACCTCAATCGATGTCGCCTACAGTCTGGATCGCGCCCTGCAGCCAGCTCAACACTCGTCCACAGCCCCAACCTATTTGGGCCTTATCAAGGATGCCGATCGCCTCGTCAAGGGGCAGATTCGCACGATCATTGGAGATAGCGTGCTCACGCCTGACCCCCAGACGGTCGTCATTCTCGCACGCCAGAAGGCCACCTATTTCCTCAATGCCTTGACTTATCCTTGCTCCTATGTGGTGGAGAAGAAGCTCATCGATAAGTACGGCACGAAGTGGACCGATCACCTCCAGGAAGGCGGTGGGGCTGGCCCCTTTAAAGTCAAGGAATACACACACAACAAGCGCATCGTCTTCGTTCCCAACCCCCAATACTACGGTCCCAAGCCCCAACTGCAGCAAGTAATCTTTCCTTTCTATCGAGAGACCGACACCGCCTATAAGGCCTATCAAGCAGGTCAGGTTGACTTTGCGATTGTACCCAGCCAGCAGGTTCCCCGTGTCCGCAATCAGCCAGAATTCCACCTGATTCCGCAGCTGTGGATCAGATACTATGGGATGAACTACCTGGTCAAACCCTTCGACAGCATCAATATGCGGCGCGCCTTCGCCCTCGCCCTGAACAAGGACGAACTGGCACACGCCATCTGGAAAGATGTCCCGATCCCGACCAACCATATTATTCCCCTGGGGATGCCTGGCTACAATCCGAACCTGCGCGGCCCGGATAACACTGTCAACACCCGCGGGAATCCGCAGTTGGCAAGCCAATATTTCCAGAAGGGCCTGCAGGACGAGGGCCTCACCAGCGCCTCCCAGCTTCCGCCAATCACAATCACCTATCCCTCGGGCAATCAAGACCAGGCGAATGAGATCGCGGCAGCCATTCAGATGTGGCAGAACGTGCTGGGAGTCACTGTCAGGGGCGAGGCCATCGATTTCAATAAGATGCTGGATGAACTTTCCAACACCACCGGCAATCCCCACGGCCTGCAAATGTGGGCCATCGGTTGGGTGGCCGACTACCCAGACCCCCAGGACTGGACAACGCTCCAGTTCGATGCCGATTCTCCCTATAATCAGGTGAACTACGGCCAGAACAATGCGTCCGATCGCCTGCAGCAACAGGCCACCCAGAAATTGTTAGAGGTTGCCGATACCTTGCCGGACTCCAATGCACGCCTGCAGGCTTACCAGAACGCCGAGCAGCAGCTTATCAACGACGTTGCCTGGCTGCCCATCACCCAGGTGCGCAGCGCCTATGTCCTGAAGCCCTATGTGCAGGGCTTCGTGCTCAACGCTCAGCTGCAGGTACCTCCCGACGCCTGGTCTCAAATCTATATCAGCGTCCATTAAGGTAAGGCCCACCTACCCACCCACGGCCTCACCAAAGAAGCGCAGCCAGTGAGCGCCAGCAGCCGCCGATCAGATCATAGACAGTCGCTGCAGCGCTCTGGCTGCGCTTGCTTTCGTCAGACCCCACCTCCAGCTTCTCTGCCGTCTGCTGCCCGGCGCCTGGTGCTGGCCTTCCGCCTTCCATCCTTGCCTCGGCGACAAACCTGAGAGATCAGCTGCTAAGAAGACGTACGTAATAATGTCTTGAACCTGAACAGGGTCGAAACTCACCTATTCCCACGGTGATTCAGCTGATCAGGGGTGCCAGCGCAACCAATACCAGGACGGCCCTGAGTAAGGGACTGTTCTCTTCGCGTGCCGTGTTTCTCCAGCAACACCGCACGTATCCTGCTTTTTGGATCGGTTAGCACTCCCTCTGCAGTCCCCGCCCGGAAAAGGGACATGGAGGGAACTGGAACGTTGGCAAAGCAGCCATCAGCAAGCCTGGCTCACTCAGGCTCTGCTGCCCTGGCGAGCGTTCACCTTATTGGTTAGGAGCACGATCCATGTCTGCTGCACTGCGCAAGAGAACCTACCCAGTGGGTCTAGCTCTCACCCTCTTCTGTCTCGTTGTCTTCCTGCTGGCCGCCTGCGGCGGTGGGACCCAAACGACTTCAGCGCAGAAAGCCCCAGCCAGTAAGCAAGTCCTCATTTATCCAGAGGCAGGGGTCACCGATATCGCCACCTTCGACCCCGGCCTCTCCACCGATCTCTATTCGATCCAGGCCATTGATATGGTCTTCACTGGCCTGGTTCAGCTTGACAACAATCTGGCCATCCAGCCACAGCTGGCGTCTTCGTGGGAGACCTCAGCGGACGGGCTGACCTGGACCTTCCATCTAAAGCCTAATCTGAGGTTCAGCGATGGTACCCCCCTCACCTCTGCTGACGTCGCCTACAGCATCGACCGGGCTTTGCAGCCGGCAGAGCACTCGACCACGGCCCCTATTTACCTGGCTCTGATCAAGGACGCTGACCTGCTGCAAAAGGGGAAGATAAAGACCATCATTAATGATAGCGTTCAGACCCCTGACCCCAATACTGTGGTCATCACTATCAAAAAGAAGGCCGCTTACTTCCTGGATGCGCTCACCTACTCCTGTTCCTACGTAGTGGAAAAGAAGCTGATCGACACATACGGCAAGAGCTGGACGGACCACCTTGACGAAGGCGGCGGCGCCGGCCCCTTCAAGGTTCAGTCTTACCAGCACAGCAAGCAGATCGTCTTTGTCCCTAACCCCTACTACTACGGCCCCAAGCCACAGCTGCAGAAGGTGGTCTTCCCCTTCTATCAGAAGATTGATACCGCCTATCAGGCCTACCGCGCCGGTCAGGTTGATATCGCGAGCGTGCCTAGTTCCTACGTTGATCAGGCGCGGAAAGGAAACGACTTCCACCTGGCCCCGCAGCTGTGGATCAACTACTATGCCATGAACTATCTGGTCAAGCCCTTCGACAGCATCAACATCCGGCGGGCCTTTGCTCTGGCCATCAACAAGGACGAAATCGTCCATGCTGTCTGGAAGGACATCTATATTCCCACCAACCATATCGTGCCTAAAGGTATGCCAGGCTACAACTCGAACCTCAAAGGGCCAGATGGCACGACCAGCACCGCGGGGAACCCTGCACAAGCCATGCAGTACTTGCAGGCCGGCCTCAAGGATGAAGGGCTGACCAGCATCTCCCAGCTTCCACCGATCACTCTGACCTACCCAAGCGGCTCCGCCGATAGCGATCGAGAGGTTGCAGCCCTGACCCAGATGTGGCAGAGGGTCCTCGGGATCACAGTCAAAACACACGCCGAGGACTTCAACAAGCTGCTAGACGACATCGTTGCCGCGACCAACAATCCGCATGGCCTGCAATTCTGGGGGATCGCCTGGATTGCAGACTACCCCGATCCGCAGGACTGGCTCACGCTGCAATTCGATGCCGGGGTACCGAACAACAACATGAACTACGGGCAGAACCACAGCCCCGACGCTTCTCAGCAACAGGCCACCCAGAAGCTGCTGGAACAGGCCGACGCCATGCCCAACGGCCCAGCTCGCTACCAGGCTTACAACCAGGCGGAGCAGCAGCTCATCAATGACGTGGCCTGGCTGCCAATGGAACAGGTCCAGGCCCCCTACGTGGTCAAGACCTATGTCCACGGCTTCTTCTACAATCCTCAGCAGCTGATTCCACCCGACTACTGGTCCCAGATCTATATCACCCAACACTAGCCGCGTCCGATCAGGGCTAACCATCGGCTTAAGCCCGCCCCAGTCCCAGTAGCGCTGGTACCACAAGGCAGCTCGCAAGGATTGGTCACCCAGCCTCAAGTCCCAGCCAACCGGCTCGTCGGCTGGGTCCAGCGGCTCCCAGAGAGTCCAATCCTTGATCGCCAGAGCCTGGCGGAGTAGGAGCCAGAGTGCTCCTCTTCCCAGGCTCTTCCCCCTTTTCTCTTATTGCTTTCCCCACCAGCTTGACCTTGCTCTGGCTGCTCCTTATAATAACCCCTGTCTGTTCGCCTGGCCGCTTTCCCTTCTTCACTAACCCGTTTCCCAGCTTGACCCAGCAGCCAAAGAATCACCGCCAGCCCGTCGCCACAGGCCAGCATGCACCAACGGAAGGTCATCAGTCCAGACAGGGAGCGAGTTGACGGTGGGAAACTGCTCTACGCGCATGTGAGCAACGCAGGCAGGCGAGCGTAATAACATGGTGGCAGAAGCATAACCTCTAGCTTGACAAGCCTGATAGCGCTCCTTAAAATATGGGACAAGATCCGTCATGTAACGTCTGTTGTCCGCTACAGTCCAGATTTATCTATGAGAGGGTGCCACTTCATAGATCTTCCACCTCTAGCGGAACGTGACATGGGTACACTTGTCCACGAAGGAGGCAAGAGGCAGGGTGCAAAGAGGGATAAGTGGGATCTGGGGAGAAGAGAGCATAGAAGAAGCCTCCTTCTCGTTAAGCGAGCGCTGACAGGACAGTAAGGGGCTTAGCATGATACAGTTTCTGATCAAGCGCCTCATAGGCTTAGTCTTCGTGGTGATCGGAGTCACTTTCATCACCTTCATCATGGGCTACTTTGCCCCGGGCGATCCAATCCGCACCATGCTGGGTGAGCACTTTTCCCCCCTGCTCTACGCCCAGTTGAGGCATGCCTACGGACTGGACTTGCCTTGGTATGAGCAGTACTGGAACTTTCTCGTCCACCTAGCCCATTTCGATTTTGGCTACTCGTTCAAGACACAGGGGCGACCGGTCTGGGACATTCTCAAAGACGGCGTCCCTGTTTCTATGGAGCTGGCTCTGTGGGCCCTGGTAGTCTATCTGCTGATCGGGGTTCCCGTGGGGATCATCTCCGCACTCAAAGCCAATACCTGGGTGGACACTTTGAACATGGGCATCATG from Thermogemmatispora onikobensis carries:
- a CDS encoding peptide ABC transporter substrate-binding protein; this encodes MMSQIDRQKKRTRHLQRSLAAVVSLLAVLLTLASCQIGSRQPHLVKAPASKQIYREPQIGLADYTTLDPALVTDPSAIRAVELVFTGLVQLDDQLQVRPQLASSWSVSSDGLSWTFHLKPNLKFSDGTPLTAQDVAYSLDRALQPSTRSTTAPLYLALLRDADKLLAGTISTLLNDSILVRDKQTVVLITRQKAPYFLAMLTNPCAFVVERSLVEKYHGSFSDHLTEGGGAGPFKVARYAHGQEIDFVPNAHYYGAKPQLGRIVFSFYRQASDAYRAYQGGQVDLTSVPLASYASDKKRADFHQVPQLWINYYTMNYLVKPFDNIHIRQAFALAINKVTIAEQVWKGTVLPTNHIVPQGMPGYNARLTGPDGTQNLTGNAAKARQLLAQGLQEEHLSSLPPIKLTYATGLNSLDQEAKALIEMWRQNLGATVTADPVDYNTLLSRVTAATNNSSGLQMWGLAWVAEYPDPQDWLSAQFGQGVPNNNMNYGQNVSNDAATQQLVQKKLQEADNTLDTATRLRLYQEAEQQLVNDVAWLPLEQVNAVFLRNPLIVGFKDNGMNVVPPDDWANIYVVESQS
- a CDS encoding peptide ABC transporter substrate-binding protein, which encodes MSTQQRVSTAGLVALLSLLVILLGACGGGNSGNTTSTRKAPLRQQVFVEPERGIQDLSTFDPALTFDVPSTTAIQMVFTGLVSLDKDLVVRPQLASSWTVSPNGLTWTFHLKPNLKFSDGTPLTSIDVAYSLDRALQPAQHSSTAPTYLGLIKDADRLVKGQIRTIIGDSVLTPDPQTVVILARQKATYFLNALTYPCSYVVEKKLIDKYGTKWTDHLQEGGGAGPFKVKEYTHNKRIVFVPNPQYYGPKPQLQQVIFPFYRETDTAYKAYQAGQVDFAIVPSQQVPRVRNQPEFHLIPQLWIRYYGMNYLVKPFDSINMRRAFALALNKDELAHAIWKDVPIPTNHIIPLGMPGYNPNLRGPDNTVNTRGNPQLASQYFQKGLQDEGLTSASQLPPITITYPSGNQDQANEIAAAIQMWQNVLGVTVRGEAIDFNKMLDELSNTTGNPHGLQMWAIGWVADYPDPQDWTTLQFDADSPYNQVNYGQNNASDRLQQQATQKLLEVADTLPDSNARLQAYQNAEQQLINDVAWLPITQVRSAYVLKPYVQGFVLNAQLQVPPDAWSQIYISVH
- a CDS encoding peptide ABC transporter substrate-binding protein, translating into MSAALRKRTYPVGLALTLFCLVVFLLAACGGGTQTTSAQKAPASKQVLIYPEAGVTDIATFDPGLSTDLYSIQAIDMVFTGLVQLDNNLAIQPQLASSWETSADGLTWTFHLKPNLRFSDGTPLTSADVAYSIDRALQPAEHSTTAPIYLALIKDADLLQKGKIKTIINDSVQTPDPNTVVITIKKKAAYFLDALTYSCSYVVEKKLIDTYGKSWTDHLDEGGGAGPFKVQSYQHSKQIVFVPNPYYYGPKPQLQKVVFPFYQKIDTAYQAYRAGQVDIASVPSSYVDQARKGNDFHLAPQLWINYYAMNYLVKPFDSINIRRAFALAINKDEIVHAVWKDIYIPTNHIVPKGMPGYNSNLKGPDGTTSTAGNPAQAMQYLQAGLKDEGLTSISQLPPITLTYPSGSADSDREVAALTQMWQRVLGITVKTHAEDFNKLLDDIVAATNNPHGLQFWGIAWIADYPDPQDWLTLQFDAGVPNNNMNYGQNHSPDASQQQATQKLLEQADAMPNGPARYQAYNQAEQQLINDVAWLPMEQVQAPYVVKTYVHGFFYNPQQLIPPDYWSQIYITQH